A single region of the Aeromicrobium chenweiae genome encodes:
- a CDS encoding acetyl-CoA hydrolase/transferase family protein, producing MPARITCPVLSTRVTTPEAAAAQIRNGDNVGFSGFTGAGYPKATPAALHDQMVAAHDRGEEFRIGLWTGASTAPDADGILAEAHGVSSRLPYNSDPVMRRLINAGEVDYIDAHLSHSAQHMWFGFYGNLDVAVIEVTAVLPGGLLVPSGSVGNNKTWLDQADRVILEVNHWQPRELEGFHDIYYGTALPPSRQPIPLTEPMQRIGEPYLRVDPAKVVAVVETDRPDRNAVFTAGDDTSEAIAGHVVDFLRHEVAAGRMPPELLPIQSGVGNVANAVLAGLDHSEFTDLVAFTEVIQDGMLDLLDSGTLRAASATSFGLSDTGVRRFMDDIDAYKGRILLRSEEISNHPELVRRLGVIAMNGMLEADIYGNVNSTHVMGSAIMNGIGGSGDFARNAFLNFFLTPSTAKGGAISAIVPMVSHVDHTEHDVQVIVTEHGIADLRGSSPTDRAAKIIGRCADPAFRPGLQDYLDRARAKRPEARHTPHLLDESLAWHQRYLDTGTMGPVTRA from the coding sequence TGCCCGCGAGGATCACCTGCCCCGTCCTGAGCACCCGCGTGACCACCCCGGAGGCGGCCGCAGCGCAGATCCGCAACGGGGACAACGTCGGGTTCAGCGGCTTCACCGGTGCCGGATATCCCAAGGCGACGCCCGCGGCACTGCACGACCAGATGGTCGCCGCGCACGACCGCGGCGAGGAGTTCCGCATCGGGTTGTGGACCGGGGCATCGACCGCGCCGGACGCCGACGGCATCCTCGCCGAGGCGCACGGCGTCTCCAGCCGGCTCCCCTACAACTCCGACCCGGTCATGCGGCGCCTCATCAACGCCGGCGAGGTCGACTACATCGACGCCCACCTGAGCCACTCGGCGCAGCACATGTGGTTCGGGTTCTACGGCAACCTCGACGTCGCCGTCATCGAGGTCACGGCGGTCCTCCCGGGCGGGCTCCTCGTGCCCAGCGGCTCGGTCGGCAACAACAAGACGTGGCTCGACCAGGCGGACCGGGTCATCCTCGAGGTCAACCACTGGCAGCCCCGTGAGCTCGAGGGCTTCCACGACATCTACTACGGCACGGCGCTGCCGCCCTCGCGGCAGCCGATCCCCCTCACCGAGCCGATGCAGCGCATCGGTGAGCCGTACCTGCGGGTCGACCCCGCCAAGGTGGTCGCGGTCGTGGAGACCGACCGGCCCGACCGCAACGCCGTGTTCACCGCCGGCGACGACACCTCGGAGGCCATCGCGGGCCACGTCGTGGACTTCCTGCGCCACGAGGTCGCGGCGGGACGGATGCCCCCGGAGCTGCTCCCGATCCAGTCGGGTGTCGGCAACGTCGCCAACGCCGTGCTGGCCGGTCTGGACCACAGCGAGTTCACCGACCTGGTCGCGTTCACCGAGGTCATCCAGGACGGCATGCTCGACCTGCTGGACAGCGGGACGCTCCGTGCCGCGTCGGCCACGTCGTTCGGGCTCTCCGACACGGGGGTCCGGCGGTTCATGGACGACATCGACGCGTACAAGGGACGGATCCTCCTGCGCAGCGAGGAGATCTCGAACCATCCCGAGCTCGTCCGCCGCCTCGGGGTCATCGCGATGAACGGCATGCTCGAGGCCGACATCTACGGCAACGTGAACTCGACCCACGTGATGGGCAGCGCGATCATGAACGGCATCGGCGGCAGCGGCGACTTCGCCCGCAACGCGTTCCTGAACTTCTTCCTCACGCCGTCGACCGCCAAGGGCGGGGCCATCTCGGCGATCGTGCCGATGGTCAGCCACGTCGACCACACCGAGCACGACGTGCAGGTCATCGTGACCGAGCATGGCATCGCCGACCTGCGCGGCTCGTCCCCCACCGACCGCGCGGCCAAGATCATCGGGCGCTGCGCCGACCCGGCGTTCCGTCCCGGCCTGCAGGACTACCTGGACCGGGCCCGCGCGAAGCGTCCCGAGGCCAGGCACACGCCGCACCTGCTGGACGAGTCGCTCGCCTGGCACCAGCGCTATCTCGACACCGGCACCATGGGACCCGTCACTCGAGCTTGA